Part of the Rhizobium lentis genome, ACCTCGCCTTTTCCTACGATGAGGAGGCGGGTTGCCGCGGCGTCCCGCACATGATCGCGCGCCTGCCTGAGCTCTGTGCCCATCCGCTTGGCGCGATCATCGGCGAGCCGAGCGGCATGCAGGCGATCCGCGCCCACAAGGGCAAGGCCGCAGCCCGGTTGACGATCCGGGGCCGGTCCGGTCATTCCTCGCGCCCGGACCAGGGACTGAATGCAATCCATGCCATGACCGACGTCTTGGCCTGCGCCGGCGCCGAAGCGGAACGCCTGTCCAAAGGCCCGTTCGAGCATGTGTTCGAACCGCCCTATTCCTCGCTTCAGGTCGGCACGCTGAAGGGCGGCCAGGCGGTCAACATCATTCCCGAGACCTGCGAAGCCGAGTTCGAAGCCAGGGCGATTTCCGCGATCGACCCGGCCACGCTACTGACGCCGCTTCGGGCGGTGGCCGAGGCGCTGCCGCGGCGCGGCTTCGAGGTGGAGTGGCGCGAACTCAGCGCCTATCCGGCGCTGTCGCTTGCCGCCGAAGCGCCGCTTGCACGCTTGCTTGAAGAACTCACCGGCGTGGAGCCGCTCGACGCCGTCAGCTACGGCACCGAAGCCGGTCTTTTCCAGC contains:
- the argE gene encoding acetylornithine deacetylase encodes the protein MQAIEILERLVGFPSVVGTPNGEIVGWIRHYLQNHGIAITELRGPEGDRSNLFATIGPREMPGYILSGHMDVVPAAEDGWSSDPFRLRAEAGRLYGRGTTDMKGFLAVMLAAVPALAAAQLGRPIHLAFSYDEEAGCRGVPHMIARLPELCAHPLGAIIGEPSGMQAIRAHKGKAAARLTIRGRSGHSSRPDQGLNAIHAMTDVLACAGAEAERLSKGPFEHVFEPPYSSLQVGTLKGGQAVNIIPETCEAEFEARAISAIDPATLLTPLRAVAEALPRRGFEVEWRELSAYPALSLAAEAPLARLLEELTGVEPLDAVSYGTEAGLFQRAGIDAIICGPGDIARAHKPDEFIIADELLACQAMVEALARHCIR